A genome region from Carya illinoinensis cultivar Pawnee chromosome 2, C.illinoinensisPawnee_v1, whole genome shotgun sequence includes the following:
- the LOC122299018 gene encoding probable E3 ubiquitin-protein ligase RHB1A isoform X2, with protein sequence MGGCCCSSRKAHLHGTPVYYYCPRGLEEHESLTSHDGIASALTAGFLVDLGLDASTPDTYRPPPAPLPYDFILGCPQSPDSLSAGGMIIGSSFGTLTSCQDLEESDCKAQANSLCVSPRKLEGPNLNEPNVSSADEEDVCPICLEEYDSENPNIVTRCEHHFHLSCILEWRERSNACPICDQEMALDNTST encoded by the exons ATGGGAGGTTGCTGCTGTTCTTCCAGAAAGGCTCATCTGCATGGAACGCCAGTCTATTACTAT TGTCCACGGGGTTTGGAAGAGCATGAATCCTTGACATCTCATGATGGCATAGCCTCTGCACTCACAGCAGGATTCCTGGTTGATTTGGGTCTGGATGCATCAACCCCTGACACTTACCGACCCCCTCCTGCACCTCTTCCTTACGATTTTATCTTGGGATGTCCACAATCACCAGATTCTCTCTCTGCCGGAGGAATGATTATTGGCAGTAGCTTTGGAACTTTGACTTCATGTCAAGATCTTGAGGAATCAGACTGCAAAGCTCAAGCCAATTCTTTGTGTGTCTCACCAAGAAAGTTAGAAGGTCCAAATTTGAATGAGCCTAATGTATCTTCAGCGGACGAGGAGGATGTTTGTCCTATTTGCCTCGAAG agtATGATTCTGAGAATCCAAATATTGTCACAAGATGTGAGCACCACTTTCACCTCTCCTGCATTCTTGAATGGAGGGAAAGAAGTAATGCCTGCCCTATATGCGATCAG GAAATGGCACTTGATAATACCAGCACTTAG
- the LOC122299018 gene encoding probable E3 ubiquitin-protein ligase RHB1A isoform X3, translating into MGGCCCSSRKAHLHGTPVYYYCPRGLEEHESLTSHDGIASALTAGFLVDLGLDASTPDTYRPPPAPLPYDFILGCPQSPDSLSAGGMIIGSSFGTLTSCQDLEESDCKAQANSLCVSPRKLEGPNLNEPNVSSADEEDVCPICLEEYDSENPNIVTRCEHHFHLSCILEWRERSNACPICDQ; encoded by the exons ATGGGAGGTTGCTGCTGTTCTTCCAGAAAGGCTCATCTGCATGGAACGCCAGTCTATTACTAT TGTCCACGGGGTTTGGAAGAGCATGAATCCTTGACATCTCATGATGGCATAGCCTCTGCACTCACAGCAGGATTCCTGGTTGATTTGGGTCTGGATGCATCAACCCCTGACACTTACCGACCCCCTCCTGCACCTCTTCCTTACGATTTTATCTTGGGATGTCCACAATCACCAGATTCTCTCTCTGCCGGAGGAATGATTATTGGCAGTAGCTTTGGAACTTTGACTTCATGTCAAGATCTTGAGGAATCAGACTGCAAAGCTCAAGCCAATTCTTTGTGTGTCTCACCAAGAAAGTTAGAAGGTCCAAATTTGAATGAGCCTAATGTATCTTCAGCGGACGAGGAGGATGTTTGTCCTATTTGCCTCGAAG agtATGATTCTGAGAATCCAAATATTGTCACAAGATGTGAGCACCACTTTCACCTCTCCTGCATTCTTGAATGGAGGGAAAGAAGTAATGCCTGCCCTATATGCGATCAG TAA
- the LOC122299018 gene encoding probable E3 ubiquitin-protein ligase RHB1A isoform X1, which produces MGGCCCSSRKAHLHGTPVYYYCPRGLEEHESLTSHDGIASALTAGFLVDLGLDASTPDTYRPPPAPLPYDFILGCPQSPDSLSAGGMIIGSSFGTLTSCQDLEESDCKAQANSLCVSPRKLEGPNLNEPNVSSADEEDVCPICLEEYDSENPNIVTRCEHHFHLSCILEWRERSNACPICDQITDTDDDCDSEHQ; this is translated from the exons ATGGGAGGTTGCTGCTGTTCTTCCAGAAAGGCTCATCTGCATGGAACGCCAGTCTATTACTAT TGTCCACGGGGTTTGGAAGAGCATGAATCCTTGACATCTCATGATGGCATAGCCTCTGCACTCACAGCAGGATTCCTGGTTGATTTGGGTCTGGATGCATCAACCCCTGACACTTACCGACCCCCTCCTGCACCTCTTCCTTACGATTTTATCTTGGGATGTCCACAATCACCAGATTCTCTCTCTGCCGGAGGAATGATTATTGGCAGTAGCTTTGGAACTTTGACTTCATGTCAAGATCTTGAGGAATCAGACTGCAAAGCTCAAGCCAATTCTTTGTGTGTCTCACCAAGAAAGTTAGAAGGTCCAAATTTGAATGAGCCTAATGTATCTTCAGCGGACGAGGAGGATGTTTGTCCTATTTGCCTCGAAG agtATGATTCTGAGAATCCAAATATTGTCACAAGATGTGAGCACCACTTTCACCTCTCCTGCATTCTTGAATGGAGGGAAAGAAGTAATGCCTGCCCTATATGCGATCAG ATAACTGATACTGATGATGACTGTGACTCTGAACATCAGTAA